Proteins from a genomic interval of Kitasatospora herbaricolor:
- a CDS encoding ABC1 kinase family protein gives MSDLPRKAMTRTAKLAALPLGMAGRATLGLGRRIGGRSAEVVTAELQQATADQLFKVLGELKGGAMKFGQVLSVFEAALPEEVAGPYRAALTKLQDAAPPMPAAKVHTALAERLGKDWRERFRSFDDKPAAAASIGQVHRAVWHDGREVAVKVQYPGAGEALLADLAQLSRVAWLLGPLIPGLDIKPLITELRERVAEELDYELEAQAQGRHAAEFAGDPDIVVPGVVAQADQVLVTEWMGGTPLAEVIANGTQEERDRAGHLLARFLFAGPSRTGLLHADPHPGNFRLLKDDGPADGWRLGVLDFGTVDRLPGGLPSPIGDSLRMALAGDASGVLDMLREEGFVKPSIRLDPDAVLDYLLPIIEPATVETFHFTRAWMRSQAARIADPRSPAYNLGKQLNLPPSYLLIHRVTLSTIGVLCQLGANAPFRAEMLEWLPGFAPAAAPGTTPEQLKKR, from the coding sequence GTGAGCGATCTTCCGCGCAAGGCAATGACCCGTACGGCAAAGCTCGCAGCTCTGCCGCTGGGGATGGCCGGCCGGGCCACGCTGGGCCTGGGCAGGCGGATCGGCGGACGCTCCGCCGAGGTGGTGACCGCCGAACTCCAGCAGGCCACCGCCGACCAGCTCTTCAAGGTCCTGGGCGAGCTCAAGGGCGGGGCGATGAAGTTCGGGCAGGTGCTGTCCGTCTTCGAGGCCGCGCTGCCCGAGGAGGTCGCCGGCCCCTACCGGGCCGCCCTGACGAAGCTTCAGGACGCCGCGCCGCCGATGCCCGCCGCCAAGGTGCACACCGCGCTCGCCGAGCGGCTCGGCAAGGACTGGCGGGAGAGATTCCGGAGCTTCGACGACAAGCCGGCCGCCGCCGCCTCCATCGGGCAGGTGCACCGGGCGGTCTGGCACGACGGCCGCGAGGTCGCGGTCAAGGTCCAGTACCCCGGCGCCGGCGAGGCGCTGCTGGCGGACCTGGCCCAGCTCAGCCGGGTGGCCTGGCTGCTCGGCCCGCTCATCCCCGGGCTCGACATCAAGCCGCTGATCACCGAGCTGCGCGAGCGGGTCGCCGAGGAGCTCGACTACGAGCTGGAGGCGCAGGCCCAGGGCCGGCACGCGGCGGAGTTCGCCGGCGACCCGGACATCGTCGTCCCGGGCGTGGTGGCCCAGGCCGACCAGGTCCTGGTCACCGAGTGGATGGGCGGCACCCCGCTCGCCGAGGTGATCGCCAACGGCACCCAGGAGGAGCGCGACCGGGCCGGCCACCTGCTCGCCCGCTTCCTGTTCGCCGGCCCGTCCCGGACCGGCCTGCTGCACGCCGACCCGCACCCGGGCAATTTCCGGCTGCTCAAGGACGACGGCCCGGCCGACGGCTGGCGGCTCGGGGTGCTCGACTTCGGCACCGTCGACCGCCTGCCGGGCGGCCTGCCCTCCCCGATCGGGGACTCGCTGCGGATGGCGCTGGCCGGCGACGCCTCGGGCGTCCTGGACATGCTCCGCGAGGAGGGTTTCGTCAAGCCCTCGATCCGGCTGGACCCGGACGCGGTGCTGGACTACCTGCTGCCGATCATCGAGCCGGCCACCGTGGAGACCTTCCACTTCACCCGGGCCTGGATGCGCTCCCAGGCGGCCCGGATCGCCGACCCGCGCTCGCCCGCCTACAACCTCGGCAAGCAGCTCAACCTGCCGCCCTCCTACCTGCTGATCCACCGGGTGACGCTGAGCACCATCGGCGTGCTCTGCCAGCTCGGCGCCAACGCACCGTTCCGCGCCGAGATGCTGGAGTGGCTGCCCGGCTTCGCACCGGCGGCCGCGCCGGGCACCAC
- a CDS encoding ThiF family adenylyltransferase has translation MHPVLKPALSRTWRDAETLQFGTVHRHAGVVEQADAPFCSFLGLLDGSRERPALLDAGERLGLGRDRTGDLLDSLEKAGLLDDAVAGREALARYPQPHRDLLGPDLASLSLVHPEPGAGPAVLGARAAARVEVRGAGRVGGAIAAVLAAGGIGGVTVLDTGRVTPADCSPAGLPPTEAGRLRTSAARAAVDRATGRGPAGQPRRDRAGGPPPALVVLAPRDGSGGFAGGAVEARRLMRAGVPHLYVGVVEHLGVVGPLVLPGASACGGCLALSRTDEDAAWPRLLAQLAEDGPGRPRTPACDSALATAVAGLAALHVQLYVDGARPPSVDGWCEISAADGFARRLRLPGHPDCGCLWQPAAHR, from the coding sequence ATGCACCCGGTGCTCAAGCCCGCCCTCTCCCGCACCTGGCGGGACGCCGAGACCCTGCAGTTCGGCACCGTCCACCGCCACGCCGGAGTCGTCGAGCAGGCCGACGCGCCCTTCTGCTCCTTCCTCGGCCTGCTCGACGGCAGCCGGGAGCGGCCCGCGCTGCTGGACGCGGGTGAACGGCTCGGGCTCGGTCGCGACCGGACCGGCGACCTCCTCGACTCGCTGGAGAAGGCCGGCCTGCTGGACGACGCCGTGGCCGGCCGGGAGGCACTGGCCCGCTACCCGCAGCCGCACCGCGACCTGCTCGGCCCCGACCTGGCCTCGCTCTCCCTGGTGCACCCCGAGCCCGGGGCCGGCCCGGCCGTCCTCGGCGCCCGGGCCGCCGCCCGGGTCGAGGTCCGCGGCGCCGGACGGGTCGGCGGCGCCATCGCCGCCGTCCTGGCGGCCGGCGGGATCGGCGGCGTCACCGTGCTGGACACCGGGCGGGTCACCCCCGCCGACTGTTCCCCGGCCGGCCTGCCGCCCACCGAGGCCGGCCGGCTGCGGACCAGCGCCGCCCGCGCCGCGGTCGACCGCGCCACCGGCCGCGGGCCGGCCGGGCAGCCGCGCCGCGACCGGGCCGGCGGCCCGCCGCCCGCGCTCGTGGTGCTGGCGCCCCGCGACGGCAGCGGGGGCTTCGCCGGCGGCGCGGTCGAGGCCCGGCGGCTGATGCGGGCCGGGGTGCCGCACCTCTACGTGGGCGTCGTGGAGCACCTCGGCGTGGTCGGCCCGCTGGTGCTGCCCGGCGCCTCGGCCTGCGGCGGCTGCCTGGCGCTCAGCCGCACCGACGAGGACGCCGCCTGGCCCCGGCTGCTCGCCCAGCTCGCCGAGGACGGCCCCGGACGGCCCCGCACCCCCGCCTGCGACAGCGCCCTCGCCACCGCGGTGGCCGGGCTGGCGGCCCTGCACGTCCAGCTGTACGTCGACGGCGCCCGGCCGCCCAGCGTGGACGGCTGGTGCGAGATCTCGGCCGCGGACGGCTTCGCCCGCCGGCTGCGCCTGCCGGGCCATCCCGACTGCGGCTGCCTCTGGCAGCCGGCCGCGCACCGCTGA
- a CDS encoding M48 metallopeptidase family protein translates to MTGQSPAAAQGSRPDQSADRSRVEVRRSARRSRTVSAYREGDRTVVLIPARMSVAEEQRWVAQMLDKLAAQESRRMLGDDALSARARELSAAYLGGRARPLQVRWVTNQNSRWGSCTPSERTIRLSHRLQGMPEYVVDYVLLHELAHLLVPDHGPGFWALLEAYPRTERARGYLEGVVSAARLPHIPGARGDRPAGSATREPAPGETCG, encoded by the coding sequence TTGACCGGGCAGTCGCCGGCAGCCGCCCAGGGATCCCGGCCGGACCAGTCGGCCGACCGCTCCCGGGTGGAGGTCCGCCGCAGCGCCCGCCGCAGCCGTACGGTCTCCGCCTACCGGGAGGGCGACCGCACCGTCGTCCTGATCCCGGCCCGGATGTCGGTCGCCGAGGAGCAGCGCTGGGTGGCCCAGATGCTCGACAAGCTGGCCGCCCAGGAGAGTCGCCGGATGCTCGGCGACGACGCCCTGTCGGCCCGCGCCCGGGAGCTGTCCGCCGCCTACCTGGGCGGCCGGGCCCGGCCGCTGCAGGTCCGCTGGGTGACCAACCAGAACTCGCGCTGGGGCTCCTGCACGCCCAGCGAGCGGACCATCCGGCTCTCGCACCGGTTGCAGGGCATGCCCGAGTACGTCGTCGACTACGTGCTGCTGCACGAGCTGGCGCACCTGCTGGTCCCCGACCACGGTCCGGGGTTCTGGGCGCTGCTGGAGGCCTACCCGCGCACCGAGCGGGCCCGCGGGTACCTGGAGGGGGTGGTGTCGGCGGCCCGGCTGCCGCACATCCCCGGCGCCCGGGGGGACCGCCCGGCGGGCTCCGCGACCCGTGAGCCGGCGCCCGGTGAGACCTGCGGCTAG
- a CDS encoding TerD family protein, with protein MTRELAKASRIRIGDLTPVTDLYLGVRLTAPGLTFDISCFGLDAEERLSDDRYFVFFNQPASPENAVRLLGAQQDDTESFQLDLSAVPEGIHKLSLTATIDGDGRMSQVSSGHVRIVAGGTEVGRYSFTGAEFTTERAVMLADVYRRGGEWRFAAVGQGFDGGLQALLENFGGEVVEDDPAPAPAPAPAAPAPAPAAAVPAPAAAVPVPAPVPAATVQIPAQPQAPVQAPVQAPGVKISLTKYAELPEQTGWLKQNDNLVRFTLTKGQDVLALQGSMVAYQGKADFAHESSGVLRKLTANLTGQQLKLMRVSGEGQVFLADEASHLHVVRLEGDSFCVSSDRVLAFDAGLEHEVRRIEGEGLPGGGFFTLQFSGHGTVVVKTNGIPVVLPVTPAPETYADVHALVAWSKGSQVITTAPVRIRRSAYVGHAAESYSLQFRGGPGNFVVVQPFEV; from the coding sequence ATGACCAGAGAACTCGCCAAGGCGTCCCGGATCCGGATCGGTGACCTCACGCCGGTGACCGACCTCTACCTGGGTGTCCGGCTGACCGCGCCCGGGCTGACGTTCGACATCAGCTGCTTCGGTCTGGACGCGGAGGAGCGCCTCAGCGACGACCGGTACTTCGTCTTCTTCAACCAGCCGGCCAGCCCCGAGAACGCGGTGCGGCTGCTGGGCGCCCAGCAGGACGACACCGAGTCCTTCCAGCTGGACCTCTCGGCCGTGCCGGAGGGCATCCACAAGCTCAGCCTGACCGCGACCATCGACGGCGACGGCCGGATGTCGCAGGTGAGCTCGGGCCATGTCCGGATCGTCGCGGGCGGCACCGAGGTCGGCCGGTACTCCTTCACCGGCGCCGAGTTCACCACCGAGCGCGCGGTGATGCTGGCGGACGTCTACCGGCGCGGCGGGGAGTGGCGGTTCGCCGCGGTCGGGCAGGGCTTCGACGGCGGTCTGCAGGCGCTGCTGGAGAACTTCGGCGGCGAGGTCGTCGAGGACGACCCGGCCCCCGCCCCCGCCCCCGCCCCCGCCGCTCCTGCACCCGCCCCCGCCGCGGCCGTACCCGCACCCGCCGCGGCCGTACCCGTGCCCGCGCCGGTGCCCGCCGCCACCGTGCAGATCCCGGCCCAGCCGCAGGCACCTGTCCAGGCCCCCGTCCAGGCCCCCGGCGTGAAGATCTCGCTCACCAAGTACGCCGAACTCCCCGAGCAGACCGGCTGGCTCAAGCAGAACGACAACCTGGTCCGCTTCACCCTCACCAAGGGCCAGGACGTGCTCGCGCTGCAGGGCAGCATGGTCGCCTACCAGGGCAAGGCGGACTTCGCCCACGAGAGCTCCGGCGTGCTCCGCAAGCTCACCGCCAACCTGACCGGCCAGCAACTGAAGCTGATGCGGGTCTCCGGCGAGGGTCAGGTCTTCCTCGCGGACGAGGCGAGCCACCTGCACGTCGTCCGGCTGGAGGGCGACTCGTTCTGTGTCAGCTCCGACCGGGTGCTGGCCTTCGACGCCGGCCTGGAGCACGAGGTCCGGCGGATCGAGGGCGAGGGGCTGCCCGGCGGCGGCTTCTTCACCCTCCAGTTCAGCGGGCACGGCACGGTCGTGGTGAAGACCAACGGCATCCCGGTGGTGCTGCCGGTCACCCCGGCGCCGGAGACCTACGCGGACGTGCACGCCCTGGTGGCCTGGTCGAAGGGGTCCCAGGTGATCACCACGGCGCCGGTGCGGATCAGGCGCTCGGCGTACGTGGGCCACGCCGCGGAGTCGTACAGCCTGCAGTTCAGGGGCGGCCCCGGCAACTTCGTCGTCGTCCAGCCGTTCGAGGTCTGA
- a CDS encoding AIM24 family protein: MQRQTLSGTYLEGYLESPVTARMSNHGAAMCKVAVTTGQDVLAKPGAMVAYDGFLQYEAVSQTFRRALGEWASGERSPLLRWSGDGTLYLADFGADVLNLQLDNESLSVNGSHLLAMDAGLTCVVEKVKGPAMLAGTGLFNVTVSGSGWVSVTSRGVPVVLDCAEAETFVDPDALVAWTTGLEIKTRRTVKVGALIGRGSGEALQLGFKGSGFVVVQPSEDTSDRLKIRG, translated from the coding sequence ATGCAGAGGCAGACGCTCTCGGGCACGTACCTGGAGGGGTACCTGGAGTCCCCGGTGACGGCCAGGATGAGCAACCACGGCGCCGCGATGTGCAAGGTCGCGGTGACGACGGGCCAGGACGTCCTGGCGAAGCCGGGCGCGATGGTCGCGTACGACGGGTTCCTGCAGTACGAGGCGGTCTCGCAGACCTTCCGGCGGGCGCTGGGGGAGTGGGCCTCGGGCGAGCGCAGCCCGCTGCTGCGGTGGTCCGGGGACGGCACCCTCTACCTCGCCGACTTCGGCGCCGACGTGCTCAACCTGCAGCTCGACAACGAGTCGCTGTCCGTCAACGGCTCGCACCTGCTGGCCATGGACGCCGGGCTGACCTGCGTGGTCGAGAAGGTGAAGGGCCCGGCCATGCTGGCCGGCACCGGGCTTTTCAACGTGACGGTGTCCGGCAGCGGCTGGGTCTCCGTCACCTCCCGGGGCGTGCCCGTGGTGCTGGACTGCGCCGAGGCCGAGACCTTCGTCGACCCGGACGCGCTGGTCGCCTGGACCACCGGCCTGGAGATCAAGACCCGCCGCACCGTCAAGGTCGGCGCGCTGATCGGCCGCGGCAGCGGCGAGGCCCTGCAGCTGGGCTTCAAGGGCTCGGGCTTCGTCGTCGTCCAGCCCAGCGAGGACACCTCCGACCGACTCAAAATCCGCGGCTGA
- a CDS encoding AIM24 family protein, which yields MQSPLLDHAALTGTERYSLQNPQMLRVVLDGGPADVLARSGAMVAHTGRVQFTGWTPPGRRNRANVAPTELDLMRCSGTGTVYLANLAQHLHILDLRRDRLTVNSTYVLAMDTTITWQVVGIEGGERIAGVGTRSLELTGSGRLVLMTSGQPLVMRVEPGRYVYADADAVVGWSSGLEVQLQAQSSNTEAWRRRGTATEGWEMAFTGSGFVLVQPSELLAPQRVPVR from the coding sequence GTGCAGAGCCCCCTTCTCGACCACGCCGCCCTGACCGGCACCGAGCGCTACTCCCTGCAGAACCCGCAGATGCTGCGGGTGGTGCTGGACGGCGGTCCGGCCGACGTGCTGGCCCGCAGCGGCGCGATGGTCGCCCACACCGGCCGGGTCCAGTTCACCGGCTGGACGCCGCCCGGCCGCCGCAACCGCGCCAACGTCGCCCCCACCGAGCTGGACCTGATGCGGTGCAGCGGCACCGGCACGGTCTACCTCGCCAACCTCGCGCAGCACCTGCACATCCTCGACCTGCGGCGGGACCGGCTGACGGTGAACAGCACCTACGTGCTGGCGATGGACACCACGATCACCTGGCAGGTCGTCGGCATCGAGGGCGGCGAGCGGATCGCCGGGGTGGGCACCCGCAGCCTGGAGCTGACCGGCAGCGGCCGGCTGGTGCTGATGACCTCCGGCCAGCCGCTGGTGATGCGGGTCGAGCCCGGCCGGTACGTGTACGCGGACGCCGACGCGGTGGTCGGCTGGTCCTCCGGGCTGGAGGTGCAGCTCCAGGCGCAGAGCAGCAACACCGAGGCCTGGCGGCGGCGCGGCACGGCCACCGAGGGCTGGGAGATGGCCTTCACCGGCAGCGGCTTCGTCCTGGTGCAGCCGAGCGAGCTGCTCGCCCCGCAGCGGGTGCCCGTGCGCTGA
- a CDS encoding NUDIX hydrolase, whose amino-acid sequence MTVTETSATALHGDAVRTLEEWRTADARQDQLRRDYLAHLAGHPDGLFRACLPAHVTASALVVDPAAGRVLLTLHPKVGIWLQMGGHCEPGDPTLAAAALREATEESGIPDLTLLAAGDAPVPALLDRHQVRCTGKDRPENTHLDVQYIALARPGSEALISEESLDLRWFDYDGLPELTDDSLRALVARARELTA is encoded by the coding sequence ATGACGGTCACCGAGACGAGTGCCACCGCGCTGCACGGCGACGCCGTGCGCACCCTGGAGGAGTGGCGGACCGCCGACGCCCGCCAGGACCAGCTGCGGCGCGACTACCTCGCCCACCTGGCCGGGCATCCCGACGGCCTGTTCCGGGCCTGTCTGCCCGCCCACGTCACGGCCAGCGCCCTGGTCGTCGACCCGGCCGCCGGCCGGGTGCTGCTGACCCTGCACCCCAAGGTCGGCATCTGGCTGCAGATGGGCGGCCACTGCGAGCCGGGCGACCCGACCCTCGCGGCCGCCGCGCTGCGCGAGGCCACCGAGGAGTCCGGCATCCCGGACCTCACCCTGCTGGCGGCCGGCGACGCGCCCGTCCCGGCGCTGCTCGACCGTCACCAGGTGCGCTGCACCGGCAAGGACCGTCCGGAGAACACCCACCTGGACGTCCAGTACATCGCGCTGGCCCGGCCCGGCTCCGAGGCACTGATCAGCGAGGAGTCGCTGGACCTGCGCTGGTTCGACTACGACGGGCTGCCCGAGCTGACCGACGACTCGCTGCGCGCGCTGGTCGCGCGGGCCAGGGAGCTGACCGCCTGA
- a CDS encoding zinc-dependent metalloprotease: MSDLPFGFGVPPEEPEDGKAKRDKSEDSEKGGPDAGATPQVPFGFGPGNPLGALFGMGAPGGAPGADNPFGAMLGGLDPGDLGAAFQQLGQMLSFDGGPVNWELAKDIARQTVVAEPAEGKSKDRSVSAAERSAVAEAVRLADLWLDSTTEFPSGAGTAVAWSRAEWIEATLPVWKDLVDPVAERVGNAMGGVLPEEMQAMAGPLMGVMRSMGGAMFGTQIGQALGALAAEVVGSTDVGLPLAPAGKAALLPQNVAEFGEGLNVPADEVRLYLALREAAHQRLFAHVPWLRAHLFGAVEAYARGIKVDTSRMEELAGQLDPSNPEALQEALAGGLLQPEDTPEQKAALARLETALALVEGWVDAVVHSAAQPHLPQAGALRETVRRRRAAGGPAEQTFATLVGLELRPRRLRDASRLWATLADARGVDGRDALWQHPDMLPTAADLDDPDGFVHRGSADDAEGGFDFDALDKLLGEAAAGKDGTGDGTEGAKGADGTDEDGKGEPTA; this comes from the coding sequence GTGAGCGACCTTCCCTTCGGATTCGGCGTTCCGCCCGAGGAGCCCGAGGACGGCAAGGCCAAGCGCGACAAGTCCGAGGACTCCGAGAAGGGCGGGCCCGACGCGGGCGCCACCCCCCAGGTGCCCTTCGGTTTCGGCCCGGGCAACCCGCTGGGGGCGCTCTTCGGCATGGGCGCGCCCGGTGGCGCGCCCGGCGCGGACAACCCCTTCGGCGCCATGCTCGGCGGTCTCGACCCGGGCGACCTCGGCGCGGCCTTCCAGCAGCTCGGGCAGATGCTGTCCTTCGACGGCGGCCCGGTGAACTGGGAGCTCGCCAAGGACATCGCCCGGCAGACCGTGGTCGCCGAGCCCGCCGAGGGCAAGAGCAAGGACCGCTCGGTCAGCGCCGCTGAACGCTCGGCCGTCGCGGAGGCCGTCCGGCTCGCCGACCTCTGGCTGGACTCCACCACCGAGTTCCCCTCGGGCGCCGGCACCGCCGTGGCCTGGAGCCGAGCGGAGTGGATCGAGGCGACCCTGCCGGTCTGGAAGGACCTGGTCGACCCGGTCGCCGAGCGGGTCGGCAACGCCATGGGCGGCGTCCTCCCCGAGGAGATGCAGGCCATGGCCGGCCCGCTGATGGGCGTGATGCGCTCGATGGGCGGCGCCATGTTCGGCACCCAGATCGGCCAGGCGCTCGGCGCGCTGGCCGCCGAGGTGGTCGGCTCCACCGACGTCGGCCTCCCGCTGGCCCCGGCCGGCAAGGCCGCGCTGCTGCCGCAGAACGTCGCCGAGTTCGGCGAGGGCCTGAACGTCCCGGCCGACGAGGTGCGCCTCTACCTGGCCCTGCGCGAGGCCGCCCACCAGCGCCTCTTCGCCCACGTGCCGTGGCTGCGGGCGCACCTGTTCGGCGCGGTCGAGGCGTACGCGCGCGGCATCAAGGTCGACACCTCCCGGATGGAGGAGCTGGCCGGCCAGCTCGACCCGAGCAACCCCGAGGCGCTCCAGGAGGCCCTCGCCGGCGGCCTGCTGCAGCCCGAGGACACCCCCGAGCAGAAGGCCGCGCTGGCCCGGCTGGAGACGGCGCTCGCGCTGGTCGAGGGCTGGGTGGACGCGGTCGTGCACAGCGCCGCCCAGCCGCACCTGCCGCAGGCCGGCGCACTGCGCGAGACCGTCCGGCGGCGCCGGGCCGCCGGCGGCCCCGCCGAGCAGACCTTCGCCACCCTGGTCGGCCTGGAGCTGCGCCCGCGCCGGCTCCGGGACGCCTCCCGGCTGTGGGCCACCCTCGCCGACGCCCGCGGCGTCGACGGCCGGGACGCCCTGTGGCAGCACCCCGACATGCTGCCGACCGCCGCCGACCTCGACGACCCGGACGGCTTCGTGCACCGCGGTTCCGCCGACGACGCCGAGGGCGGCTTCGACTTCGACGCGCTCGACAAGCTGCTCGGCGAGGCTGCGGCCGGCAAGGACGGCACCGGGGACGGCACCGAGGGCGCCAAGGGCGCCGACGGCACCGACGAGGACGGGAAGGGCGAGCCCACCGCATGA
- a CDS encoding NAD-dependent epimerase/dehydratase family protein has protein sequence MSSPPSDVRSGLTGGEDDPRTTVSPPPAYGGKPLTVAVTGAAGVLGERVAARLVASPGVRKVLAVDDRRGEVPGVQWRVLDVRDPAVAERLAGVDVVVHLAMDLGMETDPRARSAYNVRGAQTVLTASAAAGVGRVVLCTSAMVYGALPDNEVPLAEDSELRATEEASLVGDLLEIERLARRAPRAHPGLQVTVLRPAVVVGPGVDTVLTRHFEAPRLLVVAGSRPCWQFCHVDDLAAALEYAALGLVEGEVTVGCDGWLEQEDVEKLSGIRRMELPASLALGTAARLHRLGLTPAPAGDLAYTMYPWVVSGSRLHEAGWRPAHSNEQVLAELLAQVAGKHAVAGRRLGGKEAATSLGAAGATVALVGTAALVRRARKRRRF, from the coding sequence GTGAGTTCCCCGCCTTCGGACGTTCGCTCTGGGCTGACCGGAGGTGAGGACGACCCACGCACCACGGTGTCGCCGCCTCCAGCCTACGGCGGCAAGCCGCTGACCGTGGCCGTCACCGGTGCCGCCGGTGTGCTCGGCGAACGGGTCGCGGCCCGGCTGGTGGCCTCGCCCGGGGTCCGCAAGGTCCTGGCCGTCGACGACCGGCGCGGTGAGGTGCCGGGCGTGCAGTGGCGCGTCCTGGACGTCCGCGACCCGGCGGTGGCCGAGCGCCTGGCCGGGGTGGACGTGGTGGTCCACCTGGCGATGGACCTCGGGATGGAGACCGACCCGCGCGCCCGGAGCGCGTACAACGTGCGGGGCGCGCAGACGGTGCTGACCGCCTCCGCGGCCGCCGGTGTGGGCCGGGTGGTGCTCTGTACCTCCGCGATGGTCTACGGGGCGCTGCCGGACAACGAGGTGCCGCTCGCCGAGGACTCCGAGCTGCGGGCCACCGAGGAGGCGTCGCTGGTCGGCGACCTGCTGGAGATCGAGCGCCTGGCCCGCCGGGCCCCGCGGGCCCACCCCGGTCTGCAGGTCACCGTGCTGCGGCCGGCCGTGGTGGTCGGCCCGGGCGTCGACACCGTGCTGACCCGGCACTTCGAGGCCCCCCGGCTGCTGGTGGTGGCGGGCTCGCGGCCCTGCTGGCAGTTCTGCCACGTGGACGACCTGGCGGCGGCGCTGGAGTACGCCGCGCTCGGTCTGGTCGAGGGCGAGGTGACGGTCGGCTGCGACGGCTGGCTGGAGCAGGAGGACGTCGAGAAGCTCTCCGGCATCCGGCGGATGGAGCTGCCCGCCTCGCTGGCGCTCGGCACCGCCGCCCGGCTGCACCGGCTGGGCCTGACCCCGGCCCCGGCGGGGGACCTCGCCTACACGATGTACCCCTGGGTGGTGTCCGGCAGCCGGCTGCACGAGGCGGGCTGGCGCCCGGCCCACTCCAACGAGCAGGTGCTGGCGGAACTGCTGGCGCAGGTCGCCGGCAAGCACGCGGTGGCCGGCCGGCGGCTGGGCGGCAAGGAGGCGGCCACCAGCCTGGGGGCGGCGGGTGCCACGGTGGCCCTGGTCGGTACGGCGGCGCTGGTGCGCCGGGCGCGCAAGCGGCGCCGCTTCTGA
- a CDS encoding molybdenum cofactor biosynthesis protein MoaE produces the protein MSENHDPIRLLAIRETPLSLDEVYEAVGDDAAGGTTVFVGTVRDHDGGKSVAALEYSCHPTAEQEMRRIAEKVVADFPVRALAAVHRIGRLEITDKAVIVAVSCAHRGEAFAAARRLIDDLKHEVPIWKHQVFSDGEEEWVGAGSC, from the coding sequence ATGTCCGAGAACCACGACCCCATCCGCCTGCTCGCGATCCGCGAGACCCCGCTCTCCCTCGACGAGGTGTACGAGGCGGTCGGTGACGACGCGGCCGGCGGGACCACCGTCTTCGTCGGGACGGTCCGTGACCACGACGGCGGCAAGTCGGTCGCCGCGCTGGAGTACAGCTGCCACCCGACGGCCGAGCAGGAGATGCGCCGGATCGCCGAGAAGGTCGTCGCGGACTTCCCCGTCCGGGCGCTCGCCGCGGTGCACCGGATCGGCCGGCTGGAGATCACCGACAAGGCCGTGATCGTCGCCGTCTCCTGCGCCCACCGGGGCGAGGCCTTCGCCGCCGCCCGCCGCCTGATCGACGACCTCAAGCACGAGGTGCCGATCTGGAAGCACCAGGTCTTCTCCGACGGCGAGGAGGAGTGGGTCGGCGCCGGCTCCTGCTGA
- a CDS encoding YlbL family protein — translation MPRRSATMLAATLLLIALLCVSVLMKVPYTEMSPGPTYNTLGVQDKTGRPVITITGHESYPTTGHLNMTTVQVTGAKYEPSLVSAVVGWLRGDVLVVPHENVYPPGQTDKEAQQQNAEEFASSEDSAKTAALGELGIPMGSEVIVASVVAGGPSDGKLHAGDRIVSVDGTVVTADDQVAKLVTKHKPGENVVFTVVPRGKDSTAPDQGRPTDVTITTAKASDGDRAIVGIGPDTKHTYPFQIDIGLQDVGGPSAGLMFSLGIIDKLTPEDLTAGKFVAGTGTITDDGKVGPIGGIAMKLIAARDAGAQYFFTPADNCAEAAGATPSGLTLIKAETLDGALKSLEQVRSGQTAALPSCGKG, via the coding sequence ATGCCACGCCGCTCTGCGACGATGCTCGCCGCCACCCTGCTGCTGATAGCCCTGCTCTGCGTCTCCGTGCTCATGAAGGTGCCGTACACGGAGATGAGCCCCGGGCCGACGTACAACACGCTCGGTGTGCAGGACAAGACGGGCCGGCCGGTGATCACCATCACCGGTCACGAGTCGTACCCGACCACCGGCCACCTCAACATGACCACCGTCCAGGTGACCGGCGCCAAGTACGAGCCGAGCCTGGTCTCGGCGGTGGTCGGCTGGCTGCGCGGCGACGTCCTGGTGGTGCCGCACGAGAACGTGTACCCGCCCGGGCAGACCGACAAGGAGGCGCAGCAGCAGAACGCCGAGGAGTTCGCCTCCTCCGAGGACAGTGCCAAGACGGCCGCCCTCGGCGAGCTCGGCATCCCGATGGGCAGCGAGGTGATCGTCGCCTCGGTGGTGGCCGGCGGGCCCTCCGACGGCAAGCTGCACGCGGGCGACCGGATCGTCTCGGTGGACGGCACCGTGGTGACCGCGGACGACCAGGTGGCCAAGCTGGTCACCAAGCACAAGCCCGGCGAGAACGTGGTCTTCACGGTCGTCCCGCGCGGCAAGGACAGCACGGCGCCGGACCAGGGCCGGCCGACCGACGTCACCATCACCACGGCCAAGGCCTCCGACGGGGACCGCGCGATCGTCGGGATCGGCCCCGACACCAAGCACACCTACCCGTTCCAGATCGACATCGGCCTGCAGGACGTGGGCGGGCCGAGCGCCGGGCTGATGTTCTCGCTCGGGATCATCGACAAGCTGACCCCCGAGGACCTGACCGCCGGCAAGTTCGTGGCCGGCACCGGGACGATCACGGACGACGGCAAGGTCGGGCCGATCGGCGGCATCGCGATGAAGCTGATCGCCGCCCGCGACGCCGGCGCGCAGTACTTCTTCACCCCGGCCGACAACTGCGCCGAGGCCGCCGGGGCCACCCCGAGCGGGCTCACCCTGATCAAGGCGGAGACCCTGGACGGCGCGCTGAAGTCGCTGGAGCAGGTCCGCTCCGGGCAGACCGCGGCGCTGCCCTCCTGCGGCAAGGGCTGA